The Chroogloeocystis siderophila 5.2 s.c.1 genome contains the following window.
AATGTGGAGCCTGCTGTAATCTTGACCCAGCAGAGCGTCCAGATATTGAAGATTATTTATCACCCGCAGAACTCGAACTCTATTTGAGTATGGTTGGTGCAGACGGCTGGTGTATCAACTACAACCACGTTACACGCGAATGCCGCATTTACCCAAATCGTCCGCGCTTTTGCCGCGTAGAACCTGCAATATTTCAAGATATGTACGACATTCTCCCAGAGGAATTAGATGATTTTGCCATCGAATGCTGTCAGCAGCAAATTAGTGGCGTTTACGGCGATCGCAGCCTTGAAATGTTGCG
Protein-coding sequences here:
- a CDS encoding YkgJ family cysteine cluster protein is translated as MATWRCVKQCGACCNLDPAERPDIEDYLSPAELELYLSMVGADGWCINYNHVTRECRIYPNRPRFCRVEPAIFQDMYDILPEELDDFAIECCQQQISGVYGDRSLEMLRFDQAIKD